A genomic region of Gadus macrocephalus chromosome 5, ASM3116895v1 contains the following coding sequences:
- the LOC132457411 gene encoding dr1-associated corepressor → MPARKRKPNVRFSPGRIKKMMQKDAEVGRIAAVVPVLISRALELLVRGLLVETCLIAQAQLSSIVLLAHMKQCIESEKRFHFLNELTETATTLTAHRDARTLSMWSLYRTKPKTMSVKEPLKVAERTSKTKPRSQADSSSDSDSPLYICL, encoded by the exons ATGCCGGCAAGAAAGAGAAAACCCAACGTTCGTTTTTCACCT GGTCGGATTAAGAAGATGATGCAGAAAGATGCGGAGGTGGGTCGTATCGCCGCCGTGGTGCCTGTGCTGATCT CCCGCGCCTTGGAGCTGCTGGTCCGGGGTCTTCTGGTCGAGACCTGCCTCATCGCCCAGGCCCAGCTCAGCTCCATAGTCCTGCTTGCTCACAT GAAACAGTGCATCGAGTCTGAGAAACGCTTCCACTTCCTGAACGAGCTGACGGAGACGGCCACCACCCTCACGGCCCACAGAGACGCCAGGACTCTCAGCATGTGGTCCTTGTACAG GACTAAACCGAAGACTATGTCTGTCAAAGAACCATTGAAGGTAGCAGAACGGACCTCCAAAACAAAGCCAAGGAGCCAAGCGGACAGTTCCAGT GACTCTGATTCTCCGTTGTACATCTGCTTGTGA